ATTTTAGCTGAAAGCCGGTTGCGTAGCGCTCATCCAGGGTGACTCCCTGCGCATCAATCCCCTCTTTTTTCAGTGAGTTGAGAACAAAGCGACCAAAGCTGTCGTTACCTACGCGGCTCACCCAGCCGACTTTCAGTCCCAGTCGTGCCAGGCCGGTGGCAACGTTCAGTTCGGCACCGGCAACACGCTTGATAAATTGCTCAACCTCGGCCAGATCGCCGGTCTGCGTTGCTACAAACATCGCCATCGCTTCGCCGATTGTGATGACATCCAGTGAATGCTTCATGCCTTACTCCTTACGTAACAAATCGACGTAGTGGCGGGTAACCGCAGTCAGATCGGCCCCTTCCAGCGGGAATTCAATGCCGCGCGGAACGTCGGTGGGCAACAACTTGAGCAGGTCGAGCCAGCGGGGCTCTGCCTGGTCCGGGGGAACGGCGCGATAGCTGTCGTGGTGCGCGGTGGCGGCTTTAACGTGAACATAACCCACTGACTTCGCCAGTTGATGAGCGGCCTCTTCCGGCGAATCGCCTACCCACAGCCAGTTGCCCATATCAAACGTCAGGTGTACAGGCAGCGCATGTTGCTGACAGGCGGCGTTAAAACGTTGCATGGGGGCCAGTCGTCCGCAGGCGGTCTGGTCGTTCTCGACTACCAGCGCCATACCGCTGCTTTCCAGCCAGTCGCGCAGGGTGTCAAATTGTTCTGCGTGGACAAAATGGCCCAGCGAAACCTTCAGCCATAGCGCGCGCAGCGTTTGCGCTTCCTGAAGCAGTGACGGCAGTTGTAGATTGAGGCGGCCATCGTCCATGAACAGCGGTTGTGGCGCGGAATAGCAGGCCAGCAGATCGAAGCATTCGATGGCTGACGCCAGTGTGGACAGGGCGCTGAGCTCAGCGTCAGTAAACAGTTCGCGGCGAATTTCGACGCCGTCTGCACCTGCACCGGCAATGATAGGCAGCATCGCGGTTTGTCCGCCGGCAGCGCGGACAGTGTCGTGGCCATAGGCAGCGGTGACCACTATCAGTTTTCTTTGCATAGGAACTCCAGAACTCACGCTAATGTGATTACGCTAGATGGAACCGGTTCCAAAGGAAAGCATGATGTGTCGAAATTATGATCACCATCACGAAGGAAAATTAACGGGCAGTGGAGCCGCGAACGATCAGCTCGCCGGAGAAAACCTGTTCATGAATGGCGTCGCTGCCGCCTTCAATCCGACGAACCACTTGTTCGACAGCGGCATAACCAATCTGCCACGTGGGTTGTTTCAGGGTCGTGATCCCGACCCCTGCCAGTTCGGCCCATTCCAGCTCATCGAACCCCAACAGACCAATATCGCTGCCCCAGTTGAGGCCAATGCGCTTCAGTGAACGGGCGACCTGAAGGGTGAGCGCACCGTTAGCGGAAATCACTGCCTTGCGCATCCCGCGATGCTGCTGGTGGAACTGGCGTAAGGTGTTATCGAGTTGCGTATTCTCGGAAAGCGGAACTTCGGCGTTTTCGGCGACAACGCCCGGATAACGTGCCAGTGTTGCCCGAAAGGCGCTCAGACGTTCACGACGGGTATTGACCATCCCCAGCGGTTCGCTGAGAAACAGCAGTGCTTCAAAGCCTTGTTCAATCAGGTGTTCGGTGGCGGTGGTGGCGGCCTGAGTGTTGTCCAGCCCGACGACGTCGCAGGCGAAGTCAGGGATTTTGCGATCGATCAGTACCATCGGCAACGCGGACTGTTGCAGGCGATTCAACCCCTCTTCACGCATCCCCACGGCGTTGACCACAATACCTTCGACCTGATAACTGCGCAGCAGATCGAGATAGTGCAATTCCTGGTTCACCTCGTTATTGGTGTTACAGACCAGTGGAGTAAAGCCTTTCTCGCGACAGGCGGCCTCGATACCGCTTAACACGTGGACGGAATAGGGGTTGGTGATATCGGCAATGATCAGGCCAATCAAACGGGTGCGACCTCGTTTCAGGCCACGAGCCATCAGGCTGGGGCGATAGTCGAGATCGGCAATGGCTTTTTCAATACGCGCCAGCAGGGCATCGGAAAGCAGGTGTTTTTCGCCGTTGAGATAACGTGAAATGCTGGTTTTACCGGTTTTTGCCGCTTTCGCGACATCGCTGATGGTGGGGCGTGTTGATTTGCTCATCGCTGAATTCCTTGCTTTGGGTGAGCATACCTTAGCGCGAAAAGACCCGGCGACGCTACGCTTACCGGGCCTGTTGGTGGGTTTAAAGCCGGGGAAGGCAATGCCGCCACCCGGCACAATCGTTACTGAATCGGACTTAACGTAATTTCGACACGACGGTTCTGGGCTTTCCCTTCCGCCGTGCTGTTGCTGGCGATCGGATTTGCCGGACCCATGCCGCTGGTGCGGATGCGGTTGGCGGCAACGCCCTGGGTGATCAGTGCGCTGGCCACGCTGTCCGCACGCTGCTGTGACAGACGCATGTTCAGATCCTGGCCGCCGGTGCTGTCGGTATACCCGATCACATTGACGGCGGTTTTTTCGTATTCCTTCAGTACCATCGCCACGCCGGTCAACGTGTTGGCACCTGCCGGTTTCAGGGTCGCGCTGCTGCTATCAAAGGTGACGTTATTCGGCATATTCAAAATGATGTTATCGCCACTTCGCGTCACGCTTACGCCGGTTCCCTGCATTTTGTCGCGCAGTTTTGCTTCCTGGACGTCCATGTAATAACCGACGCCGCCGCCGAGCGCTGCCCCTGCCGCGGCACCAATCAGTGCGCCTTTACCGCGATCCTTCTTCGACGAGGAGAGAGCGCCGATACCCGCGCCCACCAGCGATCCAATGCCTGCGCCAATGCCAGATTTACCCGCTTCGCGTTCGCCGGTGTAAGGGTTGGTTGTGCAGCCAGAAACCGCCAGGGCGCCGCTCACGATAGCGGCAATGACTAAAACACGTTTCTTCATCTTAATTCCTTAATGACATTCTTATTTTTTGCCACAGCGACCGTGGCGGTTGATTATGACGTGTGTAGATGAAGAAAATTCCAGGGATCTCTCTGAAATTTGTAAGTAACATTGAACGCCGTAATACATCATCTCATCTGCAGGAGCGCCTGGCTTGACGACGCATTATTCGGTGTTAACCGCCGCCCATTGGGGGCCAATACTTGTCGAAACGGACGGAGAAACAGTGCTCTCCTCCCGGGGGGCGCTGCCCACTTCGCATCCCAATTCGCTGCAAAGCGCGGTTCGCGATCAGGTGCACAGTCAAAGCCGGGTACGCTATCCGATGGTACGAAAAGGGTTTCTGGCTTCGCCGGAACAACCGCAGGGTGTGCGCGGGCAGGATGAGTTTGTGCGTGTGAGCTGGGACGAGGCGCTGGCGTTGATTCATGCGCAGCATAAACGCATTCGCGATACGTATGGCCCCGCCTCCATTTTTGCCGGTTCTTACGGCTGGCGTTCCAACGGTGTTCTGCACAAGTCGGCGACGTTATTACAACGTTATATGGCGCTGGCGGGCGGCTATACCGGACATCTGGGCGACTATTCTACCGGCGCGGCGCAGGCCATCATGCCGTACGTGGTGGGCGGTAGCGAGGTTTACCAGCAGCAAAGCAGCTGGCCGGTGATTCTCGAACACAGCGAGGTGGTGGTGTTATGGAGTGCCAACCCGCTGAATACCCTGAAAATTGCCTGGAATGCGTCGGATGAACAGGGGATCCCTTACTTTGACGCGCTGCGCGAAAGCGGGAAACGGCTGATCTGCATTGATCCCATGCGATCGGAAACCGTTGATTTCTTTGGCGACAAAATGGAATGGATTGCGCCGCACATGGGGACTGACGTGGCGCTGATGCTTGGCATCGCGCATACGCTGGTAGAACATGGCTGGCATGACGAGGCGTTTCTTGCCCGCTGTACCACGGGCTATGAGGTCTTTTCAGACTATCTGTTGGGCGTGAGCGACGGTATTGCCAAAACGGCAGAGTGGGCGGACCCGATTTGCGGCGTTCCGGCGGCGAAAATCCGTGAACTGGCAGAATTGTTCCATAAAAATACCACTATGCTGATGGCCGGTTGGGGCATGCAACGCCAGCAGTTTGGCGAACAAAAGCACTGGATGATTGTCACCCTGTCCGCCATGCTGGGCCAGCCTGGCATACCTGGCGGTGGTTTTGGTCTTTCCTATCACTTTGCTAACGGGGGGAATCCGACCCGCCGTTCTGCGGTGCTGGCGTCAATGCAGGGCAGCCTGCAAGGCGGGACCGACGCGGTGGAGAAAATCCCGGTGGCGCGCATTGTGGAAGCGCTGGAAAACCCCGGCGCGCCGTATCAGCATAACGGGATGAACCGCCACTTCCCGGATATCCGCTTCATCTGGTGGGCGGGTGGGGCGAATTTTACCCATCACCAGGACACCAACCGACTGATTCGCGCCTGGCAAAAACCGGAGCTGGTGGTCATCTCGGAATGCTTCTGGACCGCTGCCGCGAAGCACGCTGATATTGTGTTGCCGGCAACCACTTCCTTTGAGCGTAACGATCTCACCATGACCGGGGATTACAGTAACCAGCATCTGGTGCCCATGAAGCAGGTCGTGCCGCCGCAGTACGAAGCGCGCAATGATTTCGATGTTTTTGCCGCGCTGAGCGAACGCTGGGAAGCGGGCGGTTATCAACGCTTTACCGAAGGGAAGAGCGAACTGGAATGGCTGGAGACGTTTTATACGATTGCCGGGCAGCGCGGGGCCAGCCAGCAGGTGACGCTGCCGCCGTTTGCCGAATTCTGGGAAGCGAATCAACTGATTGAAATGCCGGAAAATCCGGTCAATGCGCAGTTTATCCGCTTTGCGGATTTTCGTCGTGACCCGGACGCGCATCCGCTGAAAACCGACAGCGGTAAGATCGAGATTTACTCACAGCGAATTGCCGGTTACGGCTATGCAGATTGCCCCGGACACCCGATGTGGCTGGAACCGGATGAGTGGCACGGCAACGCCGAACCGGAGCAACTACAGATTGTGTCGGCGCACCCGGCGCATCGTCTGCACAGCCAGCTTAACTACAGTCACCTGCGTGAACGGTATGCGGTGGCAGATCGTGAGCCGGTGACGATTCACCCGCAGGATGCTCAGGCGCGCGGAATCCGTGACGGTGATGTGGTACGCATCTGGAATCACCGTGGTCAGATCCTTGCAGGCGCCGTGGTCACTGACGGTATCAAACCTGGTGTTATCTGCATTCATGAAGGGGCATGGCCGGACCTTGACCCTGCCGCGGGAGGCATCTGTAAAAACGGCGCGGTGAATGTGCTGACCAAAGACCTGCCCAGTTCGCGTCTGGGGAACGGCTGCGCGGGCAATACCGCGCTGGCGTGGCTGGAGAAATACAGCGGGCCAGCGCTTACGCTTACGGCGTTTACTCCGCCCGCCAGCCCATAATCCAGGTGGGATGCTGGGTATCTTCCTGCCATGCGCTGTCTTCGATACGAAAGCCCAGCGCGTGGTAGAAATTCACCGCGTTCTGGTTTTTTTGGTATACCTCAAGGCTCAGCACGTCAAAACACTGCTGAACATGCTGTACCAGCGCTTTCCCTATCCCGCTACGTAACGCATCCGGGGCGACAAACAACGCCCCTAAAAAACGCCCGTCCATGACGCTCACAAACCCTTTCAGCGCCTCGTCTTCCTCCCAGACCCAGGTTCTGGCGGCGGGCAGGTAAACATCGCGCACCACTGCCTCGCTCTCATGCCAGTAGCGTTCTGCGATAAAAGGATGCGCATAGATGGTGCTTTCCAACCACAACGCCAGCAATGGCGTCATGTCAGCACTATGAAACTCGCGAATCATGTTTATCTCCTGGATGACAGAAACAGCCGGTGATGTGGTCATTGACCAGTCCGCAGGCCTGCATGAAGGAGTAGCAAATAGTGGTGCCGACGAACTTGAATCCCCGTTTTTTTAACGCTTTCGACAGGGCGTCGGAGGCGGGCGTGGAGGTCGGGATTTCGCCCAACGCGGCGGCGCGGGTGATTTGTGGCTGGTTATCCACGAATGACCAGACGAAGTCGGCAAACGGTTCGCCGTTTTGCTCCATCGCCAGGTATGCCCGGGCATTGCCGATGATGGCCTGAATTTTCCCCCGATGGCGGATGATCCCGGCATCAAGCAGCAGTCTTTCCACATCGTCTTCCTGCATGGCTGCCACGCGGATGGGATCGAACTGGTGGAAGTTAGTGCGATAATTCTCGCGTTTCTTGAGGACGGTGATCCACGAAAGGCCAGCCTGTTGGCCTTCCAGACAGATCATTTCGAACAGTTTTTTACCGTCGTGCTCGGGTACGCCCCATTCGTTATCATGATAGGCAATATAAAGGGGGTCCTGACTGACCCAACCGCAACGTTCCATACTTCCCTCGCTCTTTGACTTGCCATAAAAATATCGTTCCGGGTGCCTTGACGCTCCCGCGAAAAAGACAATATTTAATACAGGGCTTTCGCCTGTCATCCTTAATTACAATGACAATAATATCGCCGATTTCGGCTCTCTTCTGGAGTCGCATTGATGATGATAAAAAAATGCAGTGGTCGCCGGGAAATTATTCTCCTGGCGAGCGTCGTAGTTTGTTCGCTTTACATCAACACAGCCCGTGCCTGGCAGCAAGAATATATCGTTGATAATACGCCTGGATATACGACTGAACGCTATACATGGGACAGCGATCACCAACCGCGCTATGACGACATTCTGGCGGAACGTATCCGGACGACACAAACTGTGCCGGGTCTGGCGGTGAATCTTGAGCAAGCTTCACCCACGGAGGCCACCAGCGGCATGAGTATGGGCTGGAATTTTCCCGTCTCTGGCGACATCACGACCGGACCGGTGGCGGCATTACATTACGATGGCACCACGCCCGCTATTTATAACGAATTTGGCGATAGCGTGGTCAGCCAGTCGCCCGACCCGTTATGGCATGCCAGTGTCAGTACGCTGGGCTGGCGGGTGAATTCGCAGTTTGGCGATCTGCGACCGTGGGCGCAAATCAGCTATAACCAGCAGTTTGGCGAAAATATCTGGAAGGCGCAGTCGGGACTCAGTCGAATGACGGCGACCACTCAGGACAACAACTGGATGGACGTGACGGTAGGCGCAGATATGCTGCTCAATCAGCACATGGCGGCTTATGCTGCGCTCTCGCAGGCGGAAAATACCGCCAACAGTACCGACTACCTCTACACGATGGGGGTAAGTGCCAGGTTTTAACCTGCAATTTACAATTTAAACGCAGTGATAACAGTGTTTGTGGCGATAGTAGGCACTAACTGACCGGGAAAAAATTCATTCAATGAATTTTTGTCTCGTCATTCATTCCGCATTCCAGGCATTTCATTCCGTTCTGATGGCACTTCATGCCGTTTTTTCCCTGCATAAAATGCATTTCGTTATGGTTGTTGGCAGAGAATTTATCCCTTTTGCTTATGCAGGAAGACTGCCATGAAAACCGCATCGTATCAGCGCACCCGTTGGTTGACCCTTATCGGTACCATCATTACGCAATTCGCCTTAGGTTCTGTGTATACTTGGAGCCTGTTTAATGGCGTGCTTTCAGAAAAACTGGGTGAACCCGTCAGCCAGGTGGCTTTTTCCTTCGGCCTGTTGAGCTTAGGTCTGGCGATCTCCTCTTCTGTCGCCGGGAAGTTACAGGAACGTTTTGGCGTGAAGCGCGTCACCATGGCGTCCGGTATTCTGCTCGGGCTGGGTTTCTTCCTGACCGCGCACTCCAGTAACCTGATGATGCTGTGGCTGAGCGCAGGCGTGCTGGTAGGCCTGGCCGATGGCGCGGGCTATCTGTTAACACTGTCCAACTGCGTGAAGTGGTTCCCGGAGCGTAAAGGGCTAATTTCTGCCTTTGCCATTGGTTCTTATGGTCTGGGAAGCCTGGGTTTCAAATTTATCGACAGCCAACTTCTGGCAACCGTTGGTCTGGAAAACACCTTTGTGATTTGGGGCGCGATTGTGCTGGTGATGATTGTCTTCGGCTCTACGCTAATGAAAGATGCGCCGAATCAGGAGGTCAAAACGCAAAATGGTGTTGTAGAAAACGACTACACCCTGGCACAATCTATGCGTAAACCGCAGTACTGGATGCTGGCGGTGATGTTCCTGACGGCGTGCATGAGCGGACTGTATGTGATTGGCGTGGCGAAAGATATCGCTCAGGGGCTGGCGCATATGGACGTGGCGTCGGCGGCCAATGCGGTGACGGTGATTTCTATTGCTAACCTCTCCGGCCGTCTGGTGCTGGGGATCCTGTCCGATAAAATTGCCCGTATCCGTGTGATCACCATTGGTCAGGTGGTGTCGCTGGTGGGGATGGCCGCTCTGCTGTTTGCGCCGCTGAATGCGCTGACTTTCTTTGCTGCCATTGCCTGCATCGCCTTTAACTTTGGCGGGACGATCACCGTCTTCCCGTCACTGGTCAGCGAGTTCTTCGGTCTGAACAATCTGGCGAAAAATTATGGTGTGATTTATCTCGGCTTTGGGATTGGCAGCATCTGCGGTTCGATTATCGCGTCGCTGTTCGGTGGGTTCTACGTGACTTTCTGTGTCATCTTTGCATTGTTGATTCTCTCACTGGCGCTCTCCACCACCATTCGTCAGCCAAAACGCGAGGTGCTGGAAATGGCACACGCCTGATATCCGGTAAGATTTTCTACAGGCCAGCCGATGAGCTGGCCTTTTTTTGTTATATCTGCTGTGAATAGTCTGCTTTCAAACTTGATTTTTTGTAAATATCTCTTTCGATCACATTCTCTGTTGCCACTTTCTTTGCTGCTTGTGGTCTACTTAGCCGCGCGTGTCGATTTTACTATTTGACTACCTTCGCAATTTCACCTGCCCGGCGGATGTCGCCGTTGCGCAGGCTGTGTTAACCCCTCGATTTCCAGGGCTTGCTTGCATGAGATACATTACGTCGATGTCGCAGCAAAAGCTGAGTTTTTTGCTCGCGATCTATATCGGTCTGTTTATGAATGGCGCGGTTTACCTCCGTCGGTTTGACGGTTACGCGCAAGACTTTACCCTCTGGAATGGAATCTCCGCGGTGGTTGAACTGGCTGGCACTGTGCTGGCAACGTTCTTCTTTTTACGACTCCTGTCACTGATGGGCAGGACGGTGTGGCGTGTTCTGGCTTCGTTGCTGGTGCTGATTTCAGCGGGCGCAAGTTATTACATGACCTTTATGAACGTGATGATCGGTTACGGCATCGTTGCCTCGGTCATGACCACGGATATCGATCTCTCCAAAGAGGTGGTCGGCTGGACGTTTGTCCTCTGGCTGGTGGCGGTGAGTCTTCTCCCGCTGATCTTCATCTGGTTTAACCGCTCGACGGATACCTTCTGGCGTCAGCTCTGCACGCCAAAAGTGCGCTGGCGCAGCGCGCTGATTGTGCTGATGGCGGGGCTGCTGGTCTGGGTGCCAATTCGTCTTCTGGAGATGCATCAGAAGCGTGCCGATCGTATTGCCGGTGTCGATATGCCGAGTTACGGCGGCGTACTGGCGAACTCTTATCTGCCGTCAAACTGGCTGTCTGCACTGGGCCTGTATGCCTGGGCGCAGGTGGATGAATCATCGGATAACAAATCGCTCATCAACCCGGCGAAGAAATTCACCTATACCCCGACACAGAACCTGGATGACACTTACGTGATTTTCATTATTGGTGAAACTACACGCTGGGATCATATGGGAATGTTAGGCTATGAACGCGACACCACGCCGAAGCTTGCCAAAGAGAAGAACGTCGTGATGTATCGTGGTTATTCCTGCGATACCGCGACGAAACTGTCGCTGCGCTGTATGTTCGTTCGTCAGGGTGGGGCCGAAGACAACCCACAGCGTACGCTGAAAGAGCAAAACGTCTTTGCGGTGCTCAAGCAGTTAGGCTTTAGTTCCGATCTCTACGCGATGCAGAGTGAAATGTGGTTTTACAGCAACACGATGGCCGACAACATTGCCTATCGCGAACAGATTGCTGCTGAGCCGCGTAACCGGGGTAAAGCCGTGGATGACATGCTGCTGGTCAATGAGGTTGATCGTTCGCTGCAGGAAAACCCGCAGGGTAAGCATCTGATTGTGCTGCACACTAAGGGCTCTCACTACAACTACACTCAGCGTTATCCGCGCGAGTTCGCTCAGTGGAAGCCGGAATGTTACGCTATCGATCGTAAGTGCCCAAAAGACCTGATGATTAATTCATACGATAACTCGATTACCTACGTCGATCATTTTATCGACACGGTGATTGATCAGGTACGCGATAAGAAAGCGATTGTGTTTTACGCTGCCGACCACGGTGAGTCAATCAATGAGCGCGAGCACCTGCACGGTACGCCACGTAAGATGGCGCCACCGGAGCAGTTCCGCGTGCCGATGATGGTCTGGATGTCTGATAAATACCTGGAGAACCCGGCCAACGCCCAGGCGTTTGCGCACCTGAAGAAGGAAGCGGAAATGAAGGTGCCGCGCCGTCATGTGGAGCTGTACGACACCATCATGGGTTGTCTCGGTTATACCTCGCCGAATGGCGGAATTAATGAGAACAACAACTGGTGTCATCTCCCTGACGGACAGAAAAACGTCGCGCAGTAAGCGGGCTGACGACTTTCTCGCCGATCAAAGGGCATTTTGATACTAAGGGATTGACGGGGGCGCACCTGCGCAGTAAGATGCGCCCCGCATTCGGTGATTGGCGCAGCCTGGTAGCGCACTTCGTTCGGGACGAAGGGGTCGGAGGTTCGAATCCTCTATCACCGACCAAATTTAAAACCCTGCTCAACGAGCAGGGTTTTTTGCATTCGAAGCCTGGGAGGATGAGAACCTCCGGGGGAAGAGGTTCGACTCGAGCGGAGCGAGAGAACGTTGCGACAGCAACGGCCCGCAGGGCGAGCCACGACGTGGCGAGTTATCCTCTATCACCGACCAAATTCAAAACCCTGCTCAACGAGCAGGGTTTTTTGCATTCAGCGCCTGAGAGGATGAGAACCTCCGGGGGAAGAGGTTCGACTCGAGCGGAGCGAGAGAACGTTGCGATAGCAACGGCCCGCAGGGCGAGCCACGACGTGGCGAGTTATCCTCTATCACCGACCAAATTCAAAACCCTGCTCAACGAGCAGGGTTTTTTGCTTTTGTAGGCCTGATAAGCGAAGCGCCATCAGGCATTCGGTGCACACTGCCGGATGGCGGCATTCGCCTTATCCCGCCTACGAAATCGCATCATCAGGTAAATATCCATTCTTGCGGAACATCAACAAAAAAGTGCGCATCACTTCTCACTATTTGTTAACGGTTTTGTGACATATTCCATTGTCTTTTTTTATCTATGCATGAATCTTTTTTTGCGTTACTTATGGCTGGCGCTAGCATTTTCCGCTGTGCGTTTTAACGTTCGTGGGATTTATCGCTCAGATATGCAGCATTTCGTCAGAAATTTTTCATATTCTGCACGATTGTTAATCACCAAATGTTGCGAAATATTAAGGTGTTTATTCTGGTGTTCTGGGCGTAGCATAAATTTCTCTGCTGAAAATACCCGCCTGAAGTTTTTTTAATCTTTGTTTGCGAATTCTCACCGTTGTTGTAAATCATGGATACCTGTATTGACGTTTTCACATTCTGTTGACAGATTGTAGGGCATGAGGGGCATTTCATGGAGAATCCGCGCTGCTACTCAGTCGTTTATGTGAACGGAATCCCCACCTCTTAACGCCGACCCAGCCGGTTAAAAAACAAAAAAGGCCAGGCGGTGCAAACCCACTGCAAAGGGTAAAACAACAACATCACATTTGGAGCAGAAGAATGAGTATTTCCTTGAAGAAGTCAGGGATGCTGAAGCTTGGTCTGAGCCTTGTGGCTATGACTGTCGCAGCAAGTGTACAAGCTAAAACTCTGGTTTATTGTTCAGAAGGTTCACCTGAAGGGTTCAACCCGCAGCTGTTTACCTCTGGCACAACCTATGACGCCAGCTCAGTACCTATCTATAACCGTCTGGTTGAATTCAAAACCGGCACCACGGAAGTTATTCCGGGCCTCGCTGAAAAGTGGGAAATCAGTGAAGACGGTAAAACCTACACCTTCCACCTGCGTCAGGGCGTGAAGTGGCAGGACAATAAAGAGTTCAAACCGACGCGTGATTTCAACGCCGATGACGTGGTGTTCTCTTTCGATCGTCAGAAAAACGCACAGAACCCGTACCACAAAGTCTCTGGCGGCAGCTATGAATACTTTGAAGGCATGGGCCTGCAAGACCTGATCAGTGAAGTGAAGAAAGTGGACGATAACACAGTTCAGTTCGTGCTGACGCGTCCTGAAGCGCCGTTCCTCGCTGACCTGGCGATGGACTTTGCCTCTATTCTTTCTAAAGAATATGCCGACAATATGATGAAAGCTGGCTCGCCGGAAAAAGTGGACCTGAACCCAATCGGTACCGGTCCGTTCCAGCTGCAGCAGTACCAGAAAGACTCTCGTATTCTCTACAAAGCGTTCGAAGGTTACTGGGGCACTAAGCCGCAGATCGACCGTCTGGTCTTCTCTATTACGCCTGACGCTTCCGTGCGTTACGCCAAACTGCAGAAGAACGAATGCCAGGTGATGCCGTACCCGAACCCGGCTGACATCGCGCGCATGAAGCAGGATAAAAACATCAACCTGCTGGAGCAGGCGGGTCTGAACGTCGGCTATCTCTCTTTCAATACCGAGAAGAAACCGTTTGATGACGTCAAAGTACGTCAGGCGCTGACCTACGCGGTGAACAAAGACGCGATCATCAAAGCCGTTTATCAGGGTGCAGGCGTTGCGGCGAAGAACCTGATCCCGCCAACCATGTGGGGCTATAACGACGACGTTAAAGACTACACCTACGATCCTGAGAAAGCGAAAGCCCTGCTGAAAGAAGCCGGTCAGGATAAAGGCTTTACCGTTGAGCTGTGGGCAATGCCAGTACAGCGTCCGTACAACCCGAACGCTCGCCGTATGGCTGAGATGGTTCAGGCCGACTGGGCGAAGATTGGCGTTCAGGCCAAGATTGTGACCTACGAGTGGGGCGAGTATCTGAAACGCGCCAAAGCGGGTGAGCATCAGGCGGTAATGATGGGCTGGACCGGCGACAATGGGGATCCGGATAACTTCTTCGCGACCCTGTTCAGCTGCGCGGCGGCGAAAGACGGTTCCAACTACTCTCGCTGGTGCTACAAGCCGTTTGAAGATCTGATTCAACCGGCGCGTGCGACCGACGACCACAACAAGCGTATTGAACTCTACAAACAGGCTCAGGTCGTGATGCACGATCAGGCTCCGGCGC
The sequence above is drawn from the Citrobacter amalonaticus genome and encodes:
- the tag gene encoding DNA-3-methyladenine glycosylase I, whose product is MERCGWVSQDPLYIAYHDNEWGVPEHDGKKLFEMICLEGQQAGLSWITVLKKRENYRTNFHQFDPIRVAAMQEDDVERLLLDAGIIRHRGKIQAIIGNARAYLAMEQNGEPFADFVWSFVDNQPQITRAAALGEIPTSTPASDALSKALKKRGFKFVGTTICYSFMQACGLVNDHITGCFCHPGDKHDSRVS
- a CDS encoding N-acetyltransferase is translated as MIREFHSADMTPLLALWLESTIYAHPFIAERYWHESEAVVRDVYLPAARTWVWEEDEALKGFVSVMDGRFLGALFVAPDALRSGIGKALVQHVQQCFDVLSLEVYQKNQNAVNFYHALGFRIEDSAWQEDTQHPTWIMGWRAE
- a CDS encoding LacI family DNA-binding transcriptional regulator; this translates as MSKSTRPTISDVAKAAKTGKTSISRYLNGEKHLLSDALLARIEKAIADLDYRPSLMARGLKRGRTRLIGLIIADITNPYSVHVLSGIEAACREKGFTPLVCNTNNEVNQELHYLDLLRSYQVEGIVVNAVGMREEGLNRLQQSALPMVLIDRKIPDFACDVVGLDNTQAATTATEHLIEQGFEALLFLSEPLGMVNTRRERLSAFRATLARYPGVVAENAEVPLSENTQLDNTLRQFHQQHRGMRKAVISANGALTLQVARSLKRIGLNWGSDIGLLGFDELEWAELAGVGITTLKQPTWQIGYAAVEQVVRRIEGGSDAIHEQVFSGELIVRGSTAR
- a CDS encoding molybdopterin guanine dinucleotide-containing S/N-oxide reductase, yielding MTTHYSVLTAAHWGPILVETDGETVLSSRGALPTSHPNSLQSAVRDQVHSQSRVRYPMVRKGFLASPEQPQGVRGQDEFVRVSWDEALALIHAQHKRIRDTYGPASIFAGSYGWRSNGVLHKSATLLQRYMALAGGYTGHLGDYSTGAAQAIMPYVVGGSEVYQQQSSWPVILEHSEVVVLWSANPLNTLKIAWNASDEQGIPYFDALRESGKRLICIDPMRSETVDFFGDKMEWIAPHMGTDVALMLGIAHTLVEHGWHDEAFLARCTTGYEVFSDYLLGVSDGIAKTAEWADPICGVPAAKIRELAELFHKNTTMLMAGWGMQRQQFGEQKHWMIVTLSAMLGQPGIPGGGFGLSYHFANGGNPTRRSAVLASMQGSLQGGTDAVEKIPVARIVEALENPGAPYQHNGMNRHFPDIRFIWWAGGANFTHHQDTNRLIRAWQKPELVVISECFWTAAAKHADIVLPATTSFERNDLTMTGDYSNQHLVPMKQVVPPQYEARNDFDVFAALSERWEAGGYQRFTEGKSELEWLETFYTIAGQRGASQQVTLPPFAEFWEANQLIEMPENPVNAQFIRFADFRRDPDAHPLKTDSGKIEIYSQRIAGYGYADCPGHPMWLEPDEWHGNAEPEQLQIVSAHPAHRLHSQLNYSHLRERYAVADREPVTIHPQDAQARGIRDGDVVRIWNHRGQILAGAVVTDGIKPGVICIHEGAWPDLDPAAGGICKNGAVNVLTKDLPSSRLGNGCAGNTALAWLEKYSGPALTLTAFTPPASP
- a CDS encoding autotransporter outer membrane beta-barrel domain-containing protein translates to MMIKKCSGRREIILLASVVVCSLYINTARAWQQEYIVDNTPGYTTERYTWDSDHQPRYDDILAERIRTTQTVPGLAVNLEQASPTEATSGMSMGWNFPVSGDITTGPVAALHYDGTTPAIYNEFGDSVVSQSPDPLWHASVSTLGWRVNSQFGDLRPWAQISYNQQFGENIWKAQSGLSRMTATTQDNNWMDVTVGADMLLNQHMAAYAALSQAENTANSTDYLYTMGVSARF
- a CDS encoding OmpA family lipoprotein is translated as MKKRVLVIAAIVSGALAVSGCTTNPYTGEREAGKSGIGAGIGSLVGAGIGALSSSKKDRGKGALIGAAAGAALGGGVGYYMDVQEAKLRDKMQGTGVSVTRSGDNIILNMPNNVTFDSSSATLKPAGANTLTGVAMVLKEYEKTAVNVIGYTDSTGGQDLNMRLSQQRADSVASALITQGVAANRIRTSGMGPANPIASNSTAEGKAQNRRVEITLSPIQ
- a CDS encoding sugar phosphate isomerase/epimerase family protein, with protein sequence MQRKLIVVTAAYGHDTVRAAGGQTAMLPIIAGAGADGVEIRRELFTDAELSALSTLASAIECFDLLACYSAPQPLFMDDGRLNLQLPSLLQEAQTLRALWLKVSLGHFVHAEQFDTLRDWLESSGMALVVENDQTACGRLAPMQRFNAACQQHALPVHLTFDMGNWLWVGDSPEEAAHQLAKSVGYVHVKAATAHHDSYRAVPPDQAEPRWLDLLKLLPTDVPRGIEFPLEGADLTAVTRHYVDLLRKE